A stretch of DNA from Brevinematales bacterium:
GTGATGAGTGTTGGTTTTATCCGAGTTTGCTTCCATCCGTGTTAATCCGCAGTATCCGTGCACATCCGTGAGAAATAGGGTCGAACAATACCGCCCACTACGGGCTTGATGACGAAGCAGCAATTTTTACTATTTTCTATCACTGCGATGAGCAGAGCGAAGAAGCAGTCTATATAACATTATACACATTAATAAAAAGATTGCTTCGACTATGGTTCGGCAAGCTCACCATGACGTCTCGCAATGACAAAAAACACTTCGTCAACAGCTCACTACGTGGGAGCTAGTCCCGACCGCTGCGCGGGCTAGTCCCGATATCGGTCGGAGGCTAGGAATAGACAGTCAGCCCGTGATGATAGTGGGTTAATACTGCGAATCCCTTTGCATGGGGGCTAATCCCGATATCGACCGGAGGATAGGAATAGACAGATAGCCCGTGATGCAGAAAAACTATTCCTGCTTCTCGCGGGAAATATCCGCGCCGAGGGCTTGCAGTTTCTGTTCGAACTGTTCGTAACCCCGGTCGATATGGTAGATACGGAGCACCTCGCTCTGTCCGCGCGACGCAAGCGTCGATACCACCAGCCCAGCGCCCGCACGAAGGTCGGAAGCCATTACCGCCGCGCCCGACAGGTGGTCGACTCCCTTGATGACAGCGGTCATCCCGTCCACCTGGATTTCCGCGCCGAGACGGTTCATTTCGGCGGCGTGGGTGAAACGGTCGGGGAAAATGTTCTCCCTGATGACGCTGATTCCCTCGCAGAGCGACACCACCGCCATAATCTGCGCCTGCATATCGGTCGGGAAGTACGGATAGGGCTTGGTCTCGATCTGCACCGGTTTGATCTTGCCGGACTTCGCGATCAATTCGGTCTCGGAAAGGAGCTCGAACTCCATCCCGGCCTCGGAGAATTTCTCGATCGGGTAGTCGAGGTGGTGGATGTCGATATCCCTGAGGTGTACCCTGCCGCCGGTGATACCCGCCGCGGCGATAAACGTGCCGGCCTCGATACGGTCGGGGATGACCGTGAACTCGACCCCGTGGAGGGACTCGACCCCGTCTATCTCGATAATCGGCGTGCCCAATCCGCTGATCTTCGCGCCCATCTTGTTGAGGAATATCCCGAGCGCTTCGACCTCGGGTTCCTCGGCCGCCCCTTCTATATAAGTCCTGCCCTTCGCGAGCGCCGCCGCCATCATCACATTCTCGGTCGCGAGGACGCTCGGGCCGTGCGTGCCCGTGAGGTTCATCCGTTTACCGGTAAGCTCCTTCGCCTGCGCCCAGATATACCCGTGCTGGATAACAAGCTCGGTGCCGAGCTCCTCCATACCGCGGATATGGATATCGATAGGGCGGGGGCCGATCGCGCAGCCGCCGGGGAACGATATCTTTGCCTGCTTGCGGCGGGCGAGCAACGGCCCCATCACCGCGATCGACGCGCGCATCTTACGCACGATATCGTAGGGCGCCTCGATCAGGGTATTATCGGTCTCGGTGATACGCACTGAGTTCTTGGCTATCCACTCGGTTTTCTTGCCGAGCTTGTCCAGGAGCTGGAGCATCATGCGGATATCCGCGAGATCGGGGATATTATGCAGGATAACTTCCTCACCGGTCAGGATAGTTCCCGCGAGTATGGGCAGGGACGCGTTCTTCGACCCGCTGATACGTACTTCGCCGTTTAAGGGTCGGCCGCCTTTGACAATATACTTATCCATTTATTATCCTCGCTTATATTATAGAAACAACGATATTACTTGACCCACATTCTCACCGCGATAATGACTAAGAGTACCGCGAAAACCCGTTTCAGGATAAGCGGATCGATCTTGACCGCGAACTTGGCGCCGATAAACCCGCCGATAAAGAAGAAAATCGCCATAAAAATCGCGGCGCGCAGATTGACGAGCCCCGAATTATAGTATTCCAGCGCGGCGAGAAGCCCGATCGGGGGAATCATCATCATCAGGGTGGTTCCCTGGGCGAGACGCTGGTCGAACCCATAGAAAAACACGAGCGCGGGGATAACCAGAACCGCGCCGCCGATACCGAGCAGTCCGCTGAGAACTCCGCCCGCCAGCCCTATAATAATAAACCCCGCTATTTCCAATACCATAGTTCCCCCGGAAATGATTTGGTATAATGATAAAGAAAAAACAGTAATAAGTAAAATTGAAAAGAAATAATTTGAATAAAAGTTCTGTTTTCTTGAATTTATTCCGCGCCAGTGGTAAACTAACCCTGAGCATTTGAGAATTTTTTAGGAGGTTCTATTTATGAAGAAGGCTATTCTCATGGTTGGTGTTTTTGCGTTTGTCGGTGTAATGATGTCATGTGGCGGCGGTGGAAATACAGGCGGAACCACGGTTAAACCTGTCGATAATCCCCCTAAAGCGGCGAAGATCGAACTGAATATCATTCAGGAATCCAAGACTCCCGCTCCCGATTGGGCGACCAGCGATGAAACATGGAGCGAAGGCGCCGAGGGCGGCCAGAAGTTCGTATATCTCCGTGTCGAAGCTGAAGATCCCCAGAAGGAAACCGCTAAGCTCTTAGCACAGGGTCAGAAGATCGCTCAGATGGCCGACGCTATCAAGCAGTTGGCGACTCACGAATTCGCTAAGGTTACCGAAGGTATGGCCGGACAGGGCGCGGGTCTCGAAACCTACGTTTATGACGCGGTCGCCGCTGTTTCCAAGAATGTCGATACTTCCGGCGCTTTGGAAGCGGGTACTTATTGGCAGTATGTCCAGGAAATCAAGGGTGCCGACGACAAGACCTATTACCGCTATATCGTCCGCTACAAAATCGATTATGCTAAGTTCATGGCTGCTATGAAGAATGCGTGGGGCCAGCAGGTCAAGGCCATCAATCCCGAATTGAAGGAAAAAGGCCAGAAGATGCTTGACGCTATCAATTCCGCTCAGTAATCGAAAATTATTCTAATTAGGAGGCTGCGTGAGCAGCCTCCTTTTTTGTCGCTGAGCGACATCTATCCCGATATGAAGACGGTTATGCAGGATTGAGAGTTAGCCCGTGTAGAGGGGTAACGCTCAAAGAAATTTTTATTCATGATTAGTCGTCGCGGACGCCTTCCA
This window harbors:
- the murA gene encoding UDP-N-acetylglucosamine 1-carboxyvinyltransferase, which produces MDKYIVKGGRPLNGEVRISGSKNASLPILAGTILTGEEVILHNIPDLADIRMMLQLLDKLGKKTEWIAKNSVRITETDNTLIEAPYDIVRKMRASIAVMGPLLARRKQAKISFPGGCAIGPRPIDIHIRGMEELGTELVIQHGYIWAQAKELTGKRMNLTGTHGPSVLATENVMMAAALAKGRTYIEGAAEEPEVEALGIFLNKMGAKISGLGTPIIEIDGVESLHGVEFTVIPDRIEAGTFIAAAGITGGRVHLRDIDIHHLDYPIEKFSEAGMEFELLSETELIAKSGKIKPVQIETKPYPYFPTDMQAQIMAVVSLCEGISVIRENIFPDRFTHAAEMNRLGAEIQVDGMTAVIKGVDHLSGAAVMASDLRAGAGLVVSTLASRGQSEVLRIYHIDRGYEQFEQKLQALGADISREKQE
- a CDS encoding sulfite exporter TauE/SafE family protein, which translates into the protein MLLITVFSLSLYQIISGGTMVLEIAGFIIIGLAGGVLSGLLGIGGAVLVIPALVFFYGFDQRLAQGTTLMMMIPPIGLLAALEYYNSGLVNLRAAIFMAIFFFIGGFIGAKFAVKIDPLILKRVFAVLLVIIAVRMWVK